Proteins encoded in a region of the Isosphaeraceae bacterium EP7 genome:
- a CDS encoding nickel-dependent hydrogenase large subunit has translation MAIDVTPEKDVRASAGNLVEMSWDPITRIVGSLGIYTKIDFAARRVAECYSTSSIFRGYSIFMKGKDPRDAHFITSRICGICGDNHATCACYAQNMAFGIRPPNIAECIVNLGEAAEYMFDHNLYQDNLVGVDFCEKMVKETNPGVLNLAERTESPHAELHGYKTIADIMRALNPFTGTFYLETLQMSRMTREMFCLMEGRHVHPSTLYPGGVGTVPTVQLFTDYLVRLMKYVEFMKKVVPLHDDLFDFFYEALPGYEEVGRRRILLGCWGSYQNPDVCDYTYKNMTEWGRAMYVTPGIVVDGELVTTDLVKINLGIRILLGSSYYDDWQENGEIFVKHDPLGNPVDPRHPWNQTTLPRPQKRDFKDKYTWVMSPRWYDERTKDYLALDTGGGPIARLWATALAGIVDIGYIKSTGRSVKIYLPKTASKPEVEFEWKIPEWSNALERDRARTYFQAYSAAAALHFVEQALKELHAGRTKTWTEFKVPDEAIGCGFHEAVRGVLSHHVVIRGGKIANYHPYPPTPWNANPRDCYGTPGPYEDAVQNTPIFEENGPDKFKGIDIMRAVRSFDPCLPCGVHMFLGNGKTLEVRHSPMFGSQRPE, from the coding sequence ATGGCCATCGATGTCACCCCCGAGAAAGACGTTCGCGCCTCGGCCGGCAACCTGGTCGAGATGTCCTGGGATCCGATCACCCGGATCGTGGGGAGCCTGGGGATCTACACGAAGATTGATTTCGCGGCCCGCAGGGTCGCCGAATGCTATAGCACCTCGTCGATCTTCCGGGGCTACAGCATCTTCATGAAGGGCAAAGACCCCCGCGACGCCCACTTCATCACGAGCCGGATCTGCGGGATTTGCGGGGATAATCACGCAACCTGCGCGTGTTACGCTCAGAACATGGCCTTCGGCATCCGCCCGCCCAACATCGCCGAATGCATCGTTAACCTCGGCGAAGCGGCCGAGTACATGTTTGACCATAACCTGTACCAGGACAACCTGGTCGGCGTCGACTTCTGCGAAAAGATGGTCAAGGAGACCAACCCTGGCGTTCTCAACCTGGCCGAGCGGACCGAGTCGCCCCACGCTGAACTGCACGGCTACAAGACGATTGCCGACATCATGCGCGCCCTCAACCCGTTCACCGGCACATTCTACCTGGAAACCCTCCAGATGAGCCGGATGACCCGCGAGATGTTCTGCCTGATGGAAGGGCGGCACGTTCACCCCTCGACACTCTACCCTGGAGGCGTTGGCACAGTCCCCACGGTCCAACTCTTCACGGACTACCTCGTTCGGCTGATGAAGTACGTCGAATTCATGAAGAAGGTCGTGCCGCTCCATGACGACCTGTTCGACTTCTTTTACGAGGCCCTGCCGGGCTACGAGGAAGTGGGTCGACGGCGGATCTTGCTCGGTTGTTGGGGCTCGTATCAGAACCCTGACGTCTGCGATTATACGTACAAGAACATGACCGAGTGGGGCCGAGCGATGTATGTCACGCCGGGGATCGTGGTCGACGGCGAGCTCGTCACGACCGACCTGGTCAAGATCAACCTCGGTATCCGGATCTTGTTGGGGAGTTCTTACTACGACGACTGGCAAGAAAACGGCGAGATCTTCGTCAAGCACGACCCGCTCGGCAACCCGGTCGACCCCCGTCATCCCTGGAACCAGACGACGCTGCCGAGGCCGCAGAAGCGCGACTTCAAAGACAAGTATACGTGGGTCATGTCGCCCCGCTGGTACGATGAACGGACCAAGGACTACCTCGCTCTCGATACTGGCGGCGGCCCGATTGCCCGGCTCTGGGCGACTGCGCTGGCAGGGATCGTTGACATCGGCTACATCAAATCCACCGGCCGAAGCGTCAAGATCTATCTTCCCAAGACCGCCTCGAAGCCCGAAGTCGAGTTTGAGTGGAAGATCCCCGAGTGGAGCAACGCCCTCGAACGCGACCGGGCGCGCACCTATTTCCAGGCCTATTCCGCGGCGGCGGCGCTTCACTTTGTCGAGCAAGCCCTCAAGGAACTTCATGCCGGCCGGACCAAGACTTGGACCGAGTTCAAGGTTCCCGACGAGGCGATCGGCTGCGGATTCCACGAGGCGGTGCGAGGCGTCCTCTCGCACCACGTCGTGATCCGCGGCGGTAAAATCGCGAACTACCACCCCTACCCTCCGACCCCCTGGAACGCCAATCCTCGCGACTGCTACGGGACACCTGGCCCTTATGAAGACGCGGTGCAGAACACCCCGATCTTCGAGGAGAACGGGCCCGATAAGTTCAAGGGGATCGACATCATGAGGGCGGTCCGCAGCTTCGATCCGTGCTTGCCTTGCGGCGTTCATATGTTCCTGGGGAACGGCAAGACTCTTGAGGTCCGCCACTCCCCTATGTTCGGCTCTCAACGCCCGGAGTAA
- a CDS encoding NifU family protein, translated as MLGIDDGVVRLRLKGSCQGCPSSAATLRQTIERAILDAAPDVAAIELEGPAEPSHLASLPIVTIGAPSPIRIGGDR; from the coding sequence CTGCTGGGTATCGATGACGGAGTCGTCCGGCTCAGGCTGAAGGGAAGCTGTCAAGGCTGCCCCTCCTCGGCCGCAACACTGAGGCAAACCATCGAGAGGGCCATTCTCGACGCGGCTCCCGACGTCGCGGCCATCGAGCTCGAGGGGCCCGCCGAACCCTCCCACTTGGCCTCGCTCCCGATCGTGACGATTGGGGCTCCATCACCGATCCGGATCGGAGGGGATCGATGA
- a CDS encoding DUF5947 family protein — translation MMPSTEQRPWSVLRQFVRPRPPAERCELCGASIAPEHSHLLEPSTRQLHCACTACSICLSGLQDARYQRVPPRADSLDDFRMSEEIWEDFHLPINLAFFLHNSAAGRVQAYFPSPAGATESLLTLESWDRLVSENLVLRTLQPDVEALLVNRLNGSNATYLVSVDECYKLVGLIRAYWHGFSGGAAVWGQIVAYFEGLEARSRPSGGTPHARVEL, via the coding sequence ATGATGCCGTCGACGGAACAACGCCCCTGGAGCGTCCTCCGCCAGTTCGTTCGCCCTCGTCCCCCGGCCGAGCGATGCGAACTCTGCGGGGCTTCGATCGCTCCGGAGCATTCACACCTCCTGGAGCCATCGACACGACAGCTTCATTGCGCGTGCACGGCCTGCTCGATCTGCCTCAGTGGCCTGCAAGATGCCCGCTATCAGCGCGTCCCTCCACGCGCCGATTCGCTCGACGATTTCCGAATGAGCGAGGAGATCTGGGAAGATTTTCATCTCCCGATCAACCTCGCGTTCTTCCTCCATAATTCTGCCGCCGGCCGCGTGCAAGCCTATTTCCCGAGCCCGGCCGGGGCCACCGAATCGCTCCTGACCCTGGAAAGCTGGGACCGGCTCGTCTCGGAAAACCTCGTTCTCCGCACTCTCCAACCAGACGTCGAAGCCCTGCTCGTCAACCGTCTGAACGGGTCAAATGCGACGTATCTCGTCTCGGTCGACGAGTGCTACAAGCTTGTCGGCTTGATCCGAGCGTACTGGCACGGCTTCTCGGGGGGCGCGGCCGTCTGGGGGCAGATTGTCGCATACTTCGAAGGGCTCGAGGCGCGGTCTAGACCGTCGGGAGGGACCCCCCATGCCCGAGTTGAACTTTGA
- a CDS encoding DUF6084 family protein — protein MPELNFEVERAEPVPHAASPLLYLKLKITDVAGLEALPIPAVALRCQIRIEPTRRKYVVSEQQRLLDLFGEPARWGQTLRSMLWTHTSLIVPPFTTQTVVDLPVPCTYDFNLAATKYFYALEDGDVPLCLLFSGTIFSAEEEDGPLQATPISWEKEADFRLPVQAWKAMMDHYYPNIAWLCLRQDVFDQLYLFKSRLGLSSWEQALERLLDASREQVEP, from the coding sequence ATGCCCGAGTTGAACTTTGAGGTCGAGCGGGCCGAGCCTGTCCCGCACGCAGCGTCTCCGCTCCTCTACCTCAAGCTGAAAATCACCGATGTCGCGGGTCTCGAGGCCTTGCCGATCCCGGCCGTTGCGCTCCGGTGTCAGATCCGGATCGAGCCGACTCGCAGGAAATACGTCGTGTCCGAACAACAGCGGCTCCTCGACCTCTTCGGCGAGCCCGCACGCTGGGGCCAGACGCTCAGGAGCATGCTCTGGACCCACACAAGCCTGATTGTGCCGCCGTTCACCACTCAGACGGTCGTCGATCTACCGGTTCCCTGTACGTATGATTTCAACCTCGCAGCAACCAAGTATTTTTATGCCCTGGAGGATGGTGACGTTCCCCTCTGCCTGCTCTTCAGCGGGACCATTTTCTCCGCGGAGGAGGAGGACGGCCCGCTCCAGGCGACCCCGATCTCGTGGGAAAAGGAGGCCGATTTCCGGCTCCCGGTTCAGGCCTGGAAGGCGATGATGGATCACTATTATCCCAACATCGCCTGGCTCTGCCTGCGTCAGGACGTGTTCGACCAGCTCTATCTCTTCAAGAGCCGGCTCGGTCTGTCGTCGTGGGAACAGGCATTGGAGCGACTTCTGGACGCCAGCCGAGAGCAGGTGGAACCGTGA
- a CDS encoding hydrogenase maturation protease yields MTPRLLIACIGNIFLGDDAFGCEVARRLSVRSRPEGVRLVDFGIRGFDLALALLDEAVDVAILVDAVPRGEPPGTLYLIEPDWEAGADVNEPTPFETHSLDPVKVLRLVLTLGGRSKRVLLVGCEPTPFDEDNDPPADLSSPVQEALDEAVRMVESLVVQIREGREVIAMQ; encoded by the coding sequence ATGACTCCTCGACTCCTCATCGCCTGCATCGGCAACATCTTCCTGGGAGACGACGCGTTCGGGTGCGAAGTGGCGCGTCGCCTGTCGGTGCGTTCACGGCCGGAAGGGGTCCGCCTGGTCGATTTCGGGATTCGCGGGTTTGACCTGGCCCTCGCCTTGCTTGATGAGGCCGTCGACGTCGCGATCCTGGTCGACGCCGTCCCTCGCGGCGAGCCGCCCGGCACTCTCTATCTCATCGAGCCCGATTGGGAAGCGGGGGCCGACGTCAACGAGCCGACACCCTTCGAGACGCACTCTCTCGATCCTGTCAAGGTCCTCCGCCTCGTGCTCACACTTGGTGGACGTTCCAAGCGTGTCCTCCTGGTTGGCTGCGAGCCGACTCCGTTCGACGAAGATAACGATCCGCCTGCCGATTTGAGCTCGCCCGTTCAGGAGGCTCTCGATGAGGCCGTGCGGATGGTCGAGTCACTCGTCGTTCAGATTCGCGAGGGTCGAGAAGTCATTGCCATGCAGTAA
- a CDS encoding hydrogenase maturation nickel metallochaperone HypA, translating to MHELAIAQEIVAIVSDCAAGARVTRVVLEVGKLAAVLPDAVQFCFELCVEGTSLEGASLVIIETPGLARCRECGGNVPLVRPFGRCECGGTDLEWLSGEQLKIKEFEVV from the coding sequence ATGCACGAGCTGGCAATCGCGCAAGAGATCGTCGCGATCGTGTCCGATTGCGCCGCCGGCGCGCGGGTCACACGCGTGGTCCTGGAAGTCGGCAAGCTTGCGGCGGTCTTGCCCGATGCGGTCCAGTTCTGCTTCGAGCTCTGCGTCGAGGGAACTTCGCTGGAAGGGGCGAGCTTGGTCATCATCGAGACGCCCGGGCTGGCACGCTGTCGCGAATGCGGGGGGAATGTCCCACTCGTCCGCCCGTTTGGACGTTGCGAATGCGGCGGCACCGACCTGGAGTGGCTCTCCGGCGAACAACTGAAAATCAAGGAATTCGAGGTGGTTTAA
- the hypB gene encoding hydrogenase nickel incorporation protein HypB translates to MCTTCGCSDHSRPRLTDLETGLIIPLDDHDEHSHAFDHGHDHHGDGHDHSHHHSHQTTKISLETAVLAKNDRLAERNRNWLAGRDILALNLVSSPGAGKTSLLERTISDLAGVLPLSVIEGDQETLNDAERIRATGCRVVQINTGTGCHLDAGMLARSLDQLNPPPGSVVLIENVGNLVCPALFDLGEHAKVVIVSVTEGDDKPLKYPHMFRAGSVVILNKIDLLPYVLFDESRFLDHVRQVNPALRVLRLSAIRGDGLSEWYRWLCTQSTERSRPNSAVPQHEEETESSKSRPTPVRPA, encoded by the coding sequence ATGTGTACAACATGCGGGTGCTCCGATCATTCACGGCCCAGGCTCACCGACCTTGAGACCGGACTGATCATCCCCCTCGACGATCACGATGAACACTCCCATGCATTTGATCATGGCCATGATCATCATGGTGACGGTCACGACCATTCGCATCACCACAGCCATCAAACGACCAAGATTTCCCTGGAAACGGCCGTTCTCGCCAAGAACGACCGCCTGGCCGAGCGAAACCGGAACTGGCTTGCCGGTCGCGACATCCTTGCACTCAACCTGGTCAGCTCGCCCGGGGCGGGAAAGACCAGCTTGCTCGAACGGACCATCAGCGACCTCGCAGGCGTTCTTCCGCTCTCGGTGATCGAAGGTGATCAGGAAACCCTGAATGACGCCGAGCGAATCCGCGCGACCGGGTGCCGGGTCGTTCAGATCAACACCGGCACCGGCTGCCATCTCGACGCCGGGATGCTTGCACGGAGTCTTGATCAGCTCAATCCGCCGCCAGGCTCGGTTGTCCTGATCGAAAACGTCGGCAATCTCGTCTGCCCAGCCCTCTTCGATCTCGGCGAGCACGCCAAGGTGGTGATTGTCTCCGTCACCGAGGGCGACGATAAGCCTCTCAAGTATCCTCACATGTTCCGAGCCGGCTCGGTCGTCATCCTCAACAAGATCGATCTGCTCCCCTACGTGCTGTTCGACGAATCCCGGTTCCTCGACCACGTCCGCCAGGTCAACCCTGCTCTCCGCGTTCTGCGTCTCTCCGCGATCCGAGGCGACGGCCTATCTGAGTGGTATCGATGGCTCTGCACACAGTCGACGGAGCGTTCTCGACCGAACTCCGCGGTTCCTCAACATGAGGAGGAGACGGAGAGTTCGAAGAGCCGACCGACTCCAGTCCGGCCAGCGTAG
- a CDS encoding ABC transporter ATP-binding protein, with the protein MISTSGLTKRYGSTFALRDFTLEVKTGEVFGLLGPNGSGKTTAIRLILGMLRPSEGSASVDGFDCWRQSVRVRERVSYLPGELRLPGAMTGRKVLKYLGDLRGGGSLERAEAIADRVMRLDLDRKVRAYSTGMKQKLALAQAFSDPVDILILDEPTSALDPSARGDVLGLVKAAKAAGQTVIFSGHVLSEVEAVSDRVAIMRKGRLMHVEDMHARRSLRMLLIRYASSEVPVPPDELELTRRDAPGEALLYEHRGEVGPLLGWLASQPVADLAIGTEDLQSLYDTFHGANAVDLPDEAATS; encoded by the coding sequence ATGATCTCAACTTCGGGGCTGACGAAGCGGTATGGCTCGACGTTCGCCCTGCGAGATTTCACGCTTGAGGTCAAGACGGGCGAGGTCTTCGGGCTGCTCGGGCCGAACGGGTCGGGGAAGACGACCGCGATCCGCCTGATCCTGGGGATGCTCCGGCCCAGCGAGGGGTCGGCCAGTGTCGACGGGTTCGATTGCTGGCGGCAGAGCGTCCGGGTCCGCGAGAGGGTCTCGTACCTGCCGGGCGAGCTGCGGCTGCCCGGGGCGATGACCGGGCGCAAGGTCTTGAAGTACCTGGGCGACCTGCGTGGCGGTGGCTCTCTGGAGCGGGCCGAGGCGATCGCCGATCGCGTGATGCGGCTGGACCTCGACCGCAAGGTGCGGGCCTATTCCACCGGGATGAAGCAGAAGCTCGCGCTGGCGCAGGCGTTCTCGGACCCCGTGGACATCCTGATCCTCGACGAGCCGACCTCGGCGCTCGACCCGTCGGCGCGGGGCGACGTGCTCGGGCTGGTCAAGGCGGCCAAGGCGGCCGGTCAGACCGTCATCTTCTCGGGCCATGTCCTGTCCGAGGTCGAGGCCGTCTCGGACCGCGTGGCGATCATGCGCAAGGGACGCCTGATGCACGTCGAGGACATGCACGCCAGGCGCAGCCTTCGGATGCTGCTGATACGATATGCCTCGTCCGAGGTGCCCGTGCCGCCCGACGAGCTTGAGCTGACCCGCCGCGACGCGCCCGGCGAGGCCCTGCTGTACGAGCATCGCGGAGAGGTCGGCCCGTTGCTGGGTTGGCTGGCCTCGCAGCCGGTCGCCGACCTGGCCATCGGGACCGAGGACTTGCAGAGCCTCTACGACACTTTCCACGGCGCCAACGCCGTCGACCTGCCCGACGAGGCCGCAACTTCATGA
- a CDS encoding permease, with the protein MNAAWAFFRKQLGESRWNLGLSAAALLGLSYLLVYVASRAEGQVQPGQPDAPPMNVLTRAGQFFGQQYMMFLVTSPKEIDFRRAMAAARPNPNGNGRGTLRAFGGSSFDNSSIALEVALWNHPFILLPLALWAIGRGTGGVAGEIEKGGLDLVLSRPMSRTGYLANQVAVTLLGLVVLGGALIVGNQIGGYRFTVLSPPRWTALLPAALNYAALGLAMYGVTLWLSSMDVVRWRPTTLASMLALGSFILHVIVNLPTMEEYLWMDKFSIYHAYDPVEAVVKGEVLRTNLAVLGGIGGAGLALAFTCFAARDLPANS; encoded by the coding sequence ATGAACGCCGCCTGGGCCTTCTTCCGCAAGCAACTGGGCGAGTCCCGCTGGAACCTCGGCCTTTCCGCCGCGGCATTGCTGGGGCTGTCGTATCTGCTCGTCTACGTCGCCTCACGCGCCGAGGGGCAGGTCCAGCCGGGCCAGCCCGATGCGCCGCCGATGAACGTGTTGACGCGTGCCGGGCAGTTCTTCGGCCAGCAGTACATGATGTTCCTGGTCACCTCCCCCAAGGAGATTGACTTCCGCCGTGCCATGGCCGCCGCCCGGCCCAACCCCAACGGCAACGGCCGCGGCACCCTCCGGGCCTTCGGCGGCAGCTCGTTCGACAATTCGTCGATCGCGCTCGAAGTGGCCCTGTGGAACCACCCGTTCATCCTGCTGCCGCTCGCCCTCTGGGCGATCGGGCGCGGCACCGGTGGCGTGGCCGGCGAGATCGAGAAGGGGGGCCTCGATCTGGTCCTCTCCAGGCCGATGAGCCGCACCGGCTACCTGGCCAATCAGGTGGCCGTCACGCTGCTGGGCCTGGTCGTGCTGGGCGGTGCCTTGATCGTGGGCAATCAGATCGGCGGCTACCGGTTCACGGTCCTGTCGCCCCCGCGCTGGACGGCCTTGCTCCCGGCGGCCTTGAACTACGCGGCGCTCGGGCTTGCGATGTATGGCGTGACCCTCTGGCTGTCGTCGATGGACGTCGTCCGCTGGCGACCGACCACGCTCGCATCGATGCTCGCCCTGGGGAGCTTCATCCTCCACGTCATCGTCAACCTGCCGACGATGGAGGAATACCTCTGGATGGACAAATTCTCCATCTATCACGCCTACGACCCCGTCGAGGCCGTCGTCAAGGGCGAGGTTCTTCGCACCAACCTCGCGGTGCTGGGGGGCATCGGCGGCGCGGGCCTGGCGCTGGCGTTCACCTGCTTCGCGGCTCGCGACCTACCCGCGAATAGCTAG
- a CDS encoding DUF892 family protein: MDEIRTFEDAFRDGLASIYDTELQFLDARRSMLERAFDPALKRMIRDQMGQAEEQIGNLEQAFATLGRATNRIRCEAATGLVGALEAGMGRASGVSELIDCVIAQTLGKIEHHAVCTYRGLAAAAELMDEPSLAELLGRNLDQGEVALQKAETAINRLLRTAFHARDREHA; encoded by the coding sequence ATGGATGAGATCAGGACATTCGAAGACGCTTTCCGAGACGGCCTTGCCAGCATCTATGACACCGAGCTCCAGTTCCTCGATGCCCGCCGGTCGATGCTGGAGCGGGCGTTCGACCCGGCGCTGAAGCGGATGATCCGCGACCAGATGGGCCAGGCCGAAGAGCAGATCGGGAATCTGGAACAGGCCTTCGCCACGCTGGGCCGGGCGACGAATCGGATCCGATGCGAGGCCGCCACGGGGCTCGTCGGTGCCTTGGAAGCGGGGATGGGGCGGGCTTCCGGGGTGTCCGAGCTGATCGACTGCGTGATCGCCCAGACCCTAGGCAAGATCGAGCATCACGCGGTGTGCACCTATCGAGGGCTCGCGGCCGCCGCGGAGCTGATGGATGAGCCCTCGCTGGCCGAGTTGCTCGGCCGCAACCTGGATCAGGGGGAGGTGGCCCTCCAGAAGGCAGAGACCGCCATCAATCGCCTGCTCCGCACCGCCTTCCATGCCAGGGACCGAGAGCACGCCTGA